From a single Solidesulfovibrio fructosivorans JJ] genomic region:
- a CDS encoding pyridoxal phosphate-dependent aminotransferase — MQLVTEQMERYLSGGAWIRKIFEQGLELKKKYGEEAVCDFSLGNPDLPPPPVIGECLADLSCRMDKPFALGYMPNPGYPEVRAALAEHLRKEQDGAPITAGDVILTCGAAGGINVFFRTVLTPGDVVLCPSPYFVEYDFYAANHGATLTTVPTKPDTFELDIAAMEAAITPRTRVVMINSPNNPTGQIYSKETLIELSAMLTRQNAGRDRPIYLLADEPYRFLAYDGATVPSVLPLYPYSLVIGSFSKNLSLPGERVGFVVVSPDMPGREKLVAGMVFANRIMGFVNAPAVGQALLLRALGQEVDRTIYERRRKAMAGVLTRAGYSFFMPRGAFYFFPKSPIPDEVAFVERLAAERVLAVPGRGFGLPGHFRLAFCVDEAVINRSEAGFAKAMAG; from the coding sequence ATGCAGCTGGTCACCGAACAGATGGAGCGGTATTTGTCGGGCGGGGCCTGGATTCGCAAGATTTTCGAACAGGGCCTGGAACTCAAGAAGAAGTACGGCGAGGAAGCGGTCTGCGACTTTTCCCTCGGCAATCCCGACTTGCCGCCGCCGCCCGTGATCGGCGAGTGCCTGGCCGACCTGTCCTGCCGGATGGATAAGCCCTTCGCCCTGGGCTACATGCCCAACCCCGGCTACCCCGAAGTGCGGGCCGCCCTGGCCGAACACCTGCGCAAGGAGCAGGACGGCGCGCCCATTACCGCCGGCGACGTGATCCTCACCTGCGGCGCGGCCGGCGGCATCAACGTCTTTTTCCGCACCGTGCTCACCCCCGGCGACGTGGTCCTGTGCCCGTCCCCCTATTTTGTGGAATACGACTTTTACGCCGCCAACCACGGCGCGACCCTGACCACCGTGCCGACCAAGCCCGACACCTTCGAGCTGGACATCGCGGCCATGGAGGCGGCCATCACCCCGCGCACGCGGGTGGTGATGATCAATTCGCCCAACAACCCCACCGGCCAGATCTATTCCAAGGAAACGCTCATCGAGCTTTCGGCCATGCTCACCCGCCAAAACGCGGGCCGCGACCGGCCCATCTACCTGCTCGCCGACGAGCCGTACCGTTTTCTGGCCTACGACGGCGCGACGGTGCCGTCGGTGCTGCCGCTCTATCCGTATTCCCTGGTCATCGGCTCTTTTTCCAAAAACCTGTCCCTGCCGGGCGAGCGGGTCGGGTTCGTCGTGGTCTCGCCGGACATGCCGGGCCGGGAAAAGCTTGTGGCCGGCATGGTCTTCGCCAACCGCATCATGGGCTTCGTCAACGCCCCGGCCGTGGGCCAGGCGCTTTTGCTGCGGGCGCTCGGCCAGGAAGTGGACCGCACCATCTACGAACGCCGGCGCAAGGCCATGGCCGGGGTGCTGACCCGGGCCGGATATTCGTTTTTCATGCCGCGCGGGGCGTTTTATTTCTTCCCCAAATCGCCCATTCCGGACGAGGTGGCGTTTGTGGAGCGCCTCGCGGCCGAGCGGGTGCTGGCCGTGCCCGGGCGCGGTTTCGGGCTGCCCGGCCACTTTCGGCTGGCTTTCTGCGTGGACGAGGCCGTCATCAACCGGTCCGAGGCCGGCTTCGCCAAGGCCATGGCCGGATAA
- the ffh gene encoding signal recognition particle protein — MFDSLTDRLDDVFRKIRGHARLTEENVQTALREVRLALLEADVNFKVVKDFVDRVRERAMGQDVLKSLTPGQQVVKIVHDEMVELLGGEARELDLKASPAVIMVVGLQGSGKTTTCAKLALKLRRELKRKPYLVPADVYRPAAIDQLHKLASQLDIEAFPSTTDQNPVDICTAALEEAKRTGHDVVLLDTAGRLHVDEALMEELSAIKAKTGPGEILFVADAMTGQDAVTVASSFNDRLGVTGVVLTKMDGDARGGAALSVRQVTGKSIKFVGTGEKVSDLEVFHPDRVASRILGMGDILTLIEKAQADVDADEAAAMEKKLRKAQFTLEDFRTQMRRVKKLGSIEGLLKLIPGMSQIRKQLGEVQMPEKEMARVEAIINSMTKAERATPKLINVSRKERIAKGSGTTVLEVSQLLKNFTQMQKMMQRMMGGKGMPSMPKMPPGMKLPGGMPGGMPGMPPGMPGGMPGGMPGAPGGDPEAVRAARAAAKAAAKKKKEQRKKRKKR; from the coding sequence ATGTTCGACAGCCTTACCGACAGACTCGACGACGTCTTCCGCAAGATCAGGGGGCACGCCCGCCTGACCGAGGAGAACGTCCAGACCGCCTTGCGCGAGGTTCGTCTGGCCCTGCTCGAGGCCGACGTCAACTTCAAGGTCGTCAAGGACTTCGTCGACCGCGTGCGCGAGCGGGCCATGGGCCAGGACGTCCTCAAAAGCCTGACCCCGGGCCAGCAGGTCGTCAAGATCGTCCACGACGAAATGGTCGAGCTGCTCGGCGGCGAAGCCCGGGAACTGGACCTCAAGGCCTCCCCGGCCGTCATCATGGTCGTGGGGCTGCAAGGCTCGGGCAAAACCACCACCTGCGCCAAGCTGGCCCTGAAGCTGCGGCGGGAACTGAAGCGCAAGCCTTATCTGGTGCCGGCCGACGTCTACCGCCCGGCGGCCATCGACCAGCTCCATAAGCTGGCGTCACAGCTCGATATCGAGGCTTTTCCGTCCACCACGGACCAGAACCCGGTGGACATCTGCACGGCCGCCCTGGAAGAGGCCAAGCGCACCGGCCACGACGTGGTGCTGCTCGACACCGCCGGCCGCCTGCATGTCGACGAAGCCCTCATGGAGGAGCTTTCGGCCATCAAGGCCAAGACCGGGCCCGGCGAAATCCTGTTCGTGGCCGACGCCATGACCGGCCAGGACGCCGTCACCGTCGCCTCCTCGTTCAACGACCGCTTGGGCGTCACCGGCGTGGTGCTCACCAAGATGGACGGCGACGCCCGGGGCGGCGCGGCCTTGTCCGTGCGCCAGGTCACGGGCAAGTCCATCAAGTTCGTGGGCACGGGCGAAAAGGTTTCGGACCTGGAAGTCTTCCATCCCGACCGGGTCGCCTCGCGCATCCTCGGCATGGGCGACATCCTGACGCTCATCGAAAAGGCCCAGGCCGACGTGGACGCCGATGAAGCGGCGGCCATGGAAAAGAAACTGCGCAAGGCGCAGTTCACCCTGGAAGATTTCCGCACCCAGATGCGCCGGGTCAAAAAGCTCGGTTCCATCGAGGGCCTGCTCAAGCTCATCCCCGGCATGTCCCAGATCCGCAAGCAGCTGGGCGAAGTGCAGATGCCGGAAAAGGAGATGGCCCGGGTCGAGGCCATCATCAATTCCATGACCAAGGCCGAGCGGGCCACGCCCAAGCTCATCAACGTCAGCCGCAAGGAACGCATCGCCAAGGGCTCGGGCACCACGGTCCTGGAAGTCAGCCAACTGCTGAAAAATTTCACCCAGATGCAAAAGATGATGCAGCGCATGATGGGCGGCAAGGGCATGCCGAGCATGCCCAAGATGCCCCCCGGCATGAAGCTGCCCGGCGGCATGCCGGGCGGGATGCCGGGGATGCCTCCGGGAATGCCTGG
- a CDS encoding RNA recognition motif domain-containing protein, which produces MSKKLYVGNLPFSTNEDEIRNLFAAYGDVESVNLIVDRETGRLRGFGFVEMSPEGADAAMEALDGKAFGGRDLRVNEAQERQPRSGGYGAPRRNSW; this is translated from the coding sequence ATGTCCAAGAAACTCTACGTCGGCAACCTGCCTTTTTCCACCAACGAAGATGAAATCCGCAACCTTTTCGCCGCCTACGGCGATGTGGAGTCGGTCAACCTGATCGTTGACCGCGAGACCGGCCGCCTGCGCGGCTTCGGCTTCGTGGAAATGTCCCCCGAAGGCGCCGATGCCGCCATGGAAGCCCTCGACGGCAAGGCTTTCGGTGGTCGCGACCTGCGCGTCAACGAGGCGCAGGAGCGTCAGCCCCGCTCCGGCGGTTACGGCGCCCCCCGTCGCAACAGCTGGTAG